In the genome of Raphanus sativus cultivar WK10039 chromosome 9, ASM80110v3, whole genome shotgun sequence, the window AAACACCACTTGGTatttaataataagaaaaagaaattgtaCTACATACATAACATAAAACAGAATATAGCTCcgttaaaataaaaacagaatataGCTCACTTAAAACAATCTCAACAATCATATTAGAAAAATCATTTAGCCGCAATAAGACTTCAgctaaacaaaaaatagtaattacgaaaataactaaatttcaaaacaaatatttaataaaaaaaatgtctgCTTCAACCAATCACTAGTTAGCAATACATAtgaatgtaaataaattattacaagGGTTATGCCTAACACGTTATTTTAACACCTCAGCTTCTTAAAATACTATGGTTTCCAGTAATCAAATATGGATTTGTGTTTGGTgaacatatatacaaatattcgatttaaacaaaaaaattaataaaaaaacatattcgagtttttcctttttttttgttttattctgaAAATGGTGAATACATACAAAACAGCAACAGAACTGAAAGTAACTCACCGGATAGAAAAGGTCAAATGATGagattgtttttgttataaacTAGTACTAAAGTCTACATAATAACAAATGAATTTAGTCAGCTAAAGGTGCAGCAACACCAATAATTTTGTTGAGAGAGACAACTTTCTGGTCAAACTCACCATTTCTTGAAACACAACAAGAGAGATTCATCCGAactaaaaacaaacaagaactcATCTCCGATGATCCCACTTctcatgtaataaaaataataaaaacccaACAATAATGAGATCGGTGTTtctcttgttgttgttcttcCGTCTCTATCTTCACCTTGTCTCGGTCTCATGTGCCTCTTCCACAGAATTCGTCTATCCAAATTTCACCGCTTCTAACCTCAGATTCATCGACAGCTCCGATGGAGCTTTCCTCTTCTCCCGCAACTCCATCTTCAAAGCCGGTTTATTCAGTCCCGGCGGTGACGACTCCTCTTCCCACTTCTACTTCTCCATCATCCACGTCGATTCCGATTCCACAATCTGGACGTCGAATCGCGACTCTCCCGTTTCGAGCTCAGGGAAGATGAACCTCTCCCCTCAGGGAATCTCCGTGATCGAAGACGGCGTAAACCAAACACCGGTTTGGTCAACGCCGGTTTTATCCTCCCCGGTTTACTCCCTTCGGTTAACCGACTCTGGAAACCTCCTTCTGCTCGATCACTCCAACGCTTCTCTCTGGGAGAGCTTTAGGTTCCCGACGGACACGATCGTTCTCGGACAAAGGCTCCACGTCGGGATGTTTTTGTCCGGATCCGTCTCGCGGTACAATCTCTCCACGGGAGATTATAGATTCGTCGTAGTCGAAACAGGTGGGTTTATGAAGTGGAGAGGACAGAACTACTGGAAGCTGAGGATGCATACACAAGCTAACGTCGATTCGAATTTCCCCGTCGAGTTTCTAACGGTGACTACTTCTGGATTGGCTCTGATGGGACGGAACGGGACGACGGCCGTGATCCGCGTGCCGTTAACGCCGTCATCTGACTTCCGAGTCGCGAAGATGGACCCGTCTGGTAGACTCGTCGTTGTTAGATTCTCTGGTGGTAAGAACATGGTCACGGAGATCTCTGGTCCTATGGATCCATGTCAAGTTCCCTTCGTGTGCGGCAAGCTAGGGGTTTGCCATCTCGATAACGATTCGGAGAAACAGAGCTGTTCGTGTGTGGATGGGATGCGGTTAGATGCGGGGAAGAATACGTGTGTTCCGGTTAGCCAGTCGCTGAGTTTACCTGTTTCTTGCGAAGGAAGCAATGTTTCGTATTTCGAACTCGGTCAAGGTCTGTCTTACTTCTCGACTAGGTTCACTGATCCCGCGGAGCACGGTATCCAGTTATCGACGTGTCATGATCTATGCAGCAAGAATTGCTCGTGCCTCGGTGTTTTCTTCGAGAACACGTCTCGGTCTTGCTATCTGGTGAAGGATTCGTTTGGGTCTCTGTGGGATTCGAAAGACAATAGTGACCTTATCGGATACGTGAAGTTGTCGGTAAAGAAAACGAATGCTCAACAACAGCATCGTGGAGGTAATAAAACTAGTCTTCCTTTGATCGCGCTCGTGCTCTTGCCGTGCTCCGGTTTCTTCCTCGTGATCGCGTTGGGGTTCCTCTGGTGGAGAAGGTGCGCGGTGATGAGATACAGCAGCATCCGTGAGAAGCAAGCAATGAGGTTCGGCTCGTTCGGATCGGGAGATCTAGGGTCTTTCCACATCCCGGGTCTACCTAAGAAATTCGAATTCGAAGAGCTCGAACGAGCCACGGAGAATTTCAAGATGCAGATAGGATCaggcgggttcggttcggtttacaAAGGAATCCTCCCGGACGAAACCCTAGTGGCGGTCAAGAAAATCACGAACCACGGGCTTCACGGAAGACAAGAGTTTTGCACGGAGATAGCTGTGATCGGAAATATCCGGCACGCGAATCTAGTGAAACTCCGAGGCTTCTGCGCTCGGGGTAGCCAGTTACTGTTGGTCTACGAGTACATGAACCACGGGTCGTTAGAAAAGACTTTGTTCGGAGGGAATAATGGTCCTGTCCTTGAGTGGCAAGAAAGGTTTGATATAGCGCTTGGAACGGCGCGTGGGCTCGCGTATCTACACAGCGGATGCGAGCAGAAGATCATTCACTGCGACGTCAAACCCGAAAACATTTTATTACACGATCATTTCCAGCCGAAGATATCCGATTTCGGGTTATCGAAGCTTTTAAGCCAAGAAGAGTCGAGTTTGTTCACCACGATGAGAGGCACGCGAGGCTATTTAGCTCCCGAGTGGATCACGAACACGGCTATCTCGGAGAAGGCTGACGTTTACAGCTACGGGATGGTGTTGTTAGAGCTGGTGAGCGGTCGGAAAAACTGCTTGTTCCGGTCTCGGAGCAACAGCGCTGCGGAGGAGAATcatcaaaacaacaacaacaacaactcttCCAGGACGATGACGACTAGTACGAGTTCTGGTTTGGTTTATTTTCCGTTGTACGCATTGGATATGCACGAACAAGGGAGTTACATGGAGCTAGCGGACCCGAGGCTAGAGGGTCGGGTGACGAGCCAAGAGGTAGCGAAACTGGTTCGGATAGCTTTGTGTTGTGTTCACGAGGAGCCGGCTCTGAGGCCCACGATGGCGGCGGTTGTTGGTATGTTCGAGGGGAGCATACCGGTGGGGAACCCGAGGATGGAGTCGCTCAACTTCTTGAGGTTTTATGGGCTGAGGTTTGCTGAGTCGTCTATGGTTGAAGGGCAAATTGGGGAGAGTGATAATATTGGTTTTCACCGGAGAGAGAGCTCTAATAGCGGTGGCGGCTATAGGCACTCAGCATCTTACGTGGCATCACAGGAGGTGTCGGGTCCACGGTGAGGGAATTGTCTAAAACGTTaatcacttcttttttttttttaccattttgttttatttatttgttggtTATACTTTGTTGATAGGCCTTGTTCATATATGATAATTCGATAAGTGTTGACATAgacaagtgtttttttttctttaaccgTTGCATCCtaatattttggtataaaaatACCAAGATTTGTGAATAGAACTATTGGCTTATAGAAAGTAATCTTAACTAGACGTTAGTATCCCACTAATTATTTTGTCTTCAGTACCGTATATCTTCTCTTCAtgtgtataaattatataatatacttgcTTTTTTGTATTCATCATGCTCTGTATAAAAAACCAGAGATACACTCatcaataatattatcattttccTTAATCCAATATGTTATCAAGATTCAAGACCCAGACAGGTTCTAAACCTTCTGATGAGTCATATTGATAACATATTGATGAGTCATATGGCTCAACAACCTTTAAAAAGTCATCAAAATAATTCAATTGATTTTTTATACTGTTGAAGTGTTGAGTATAAAAGTTGAAAAATGACATGAAAATAACGCTGT includes:
- the LOC108826322 gene encoding G-type lectin S-receptor-like serine/threonine-protein kinase At5g35370, producing the protein MRSVFLLLLFFRLYLHLVSVSCASSTEFVYPNFTASNLRFIDSSDGAFLFSRNSIFKAGLFSPGGDDSSSHFYFSIIHVDSDSTIWTSNRDSPVSSSGKMNLSPQGISVIEDGVNQTPVWSTPVLSSPVYSLRLTDSGNLLLLDHSNASLWESFRFPTDTIVLGQRLHVGMFLSGSVSRYNLSTGDYRFVVVETGGFMKWRGQNYWKLRMHTQANVDSNFPVEFLTVTTSGLALMGRNGTTAVIRVPLTPSSDFRVAKMDPSGRLVVVRFSGGKNMVTEISGPMDPCQVPFVCGKLGVCHLDNDSEKQSCSCVDGMRLDAGKNTCVPVSQSLSLPVSCEGSNVSYFELGQGLSYFSTRFTDPAEHGIQLSTCHDLCSKNCSCLGVFFENTSRSCYLVKDSFGSLWDSKDNSDLIGYVKLSVKKTNAQQQHRGGNKTSLPLIALVLLPCSGFFLVIALGFLWWRRCAVMRYSSIREKQAMRFGSFGSGDLGSFHIPGLPKKFEFEELERATENFKMQIGSGGFGSVYKGILPDETLVAVKKITNHGLHGRQEFCTEIAVIGNIRHANLVKLRGFCARGSQLLLVYEYMNHGSLEKTLFGGNNGPVLEWQERFDIALGTARGLAYLHSGCEQKIIHCDVKPENILLHDHFQPKISDFGLSKLLSQEESSLFTTMRGTRGYLAPEWITNTAISEKADVYSYGMVLLELVSGRKNCLFRSRSNSAAEENHQNNNNNNSSRTMTTSTSSGLVYFPLYALDMHEQGSYMELADPRLEGRVTSQEVAKLVRIALCCVHEEPALRPTMAAVVGMFEGSIPVGNPRMESLNFLRFYGLRFAESSMVEGQIGESDNIGFHRRESSNSGGGYRHSASYVASQEVSGPR